The proteins below are encoded in one region of Pseudophryne corroboree isolate aPseCor3 chromosome 8, aPseCor3.hap2, whole genome shotgun sequence:
- the LOC134948399 gene encoding E3 ubiquitin-protein ligase RNF12-like, giving the protein MSRRTELRRLLEDQRRWSRHGDHDDSTQTVFEERLRSERRGGERRARQDTQEHLQRPQREQRHRSRSPLPAPEMAPTDGPSPDPLPGPSHLQPTSQQPAENRQNLSDMVHEIVMQMRTAAEGADNEQNIPAILEEIIEQNRPAVVEEMHRQNVQALQLRIRFFQSTIIAGDEATQSCAICLMQYQDGERVSTLPCSHKYHPSCISQWFATHSSCPLCRRECIPAQIECWIS; this is encoded by the exons ATGAGCCGGAGAACGGAGCTGAGACGGCTCCTGGAGGATCAGAGGAGGTGGAGCCGTCACGGAGATCATG ATGATTCAACCCAGACCGTATTTGAGGAGAGACTGCGGTCTGAGCGCCGAGGAGGTGAAAGGAGAGCTCGTCAGGACACCCAGGAACATCTGCAGAGACCTCAGAGGGAGCAGAGACACCGAAGCCGTTCTCCTCTTCCTGCTCCTGAGATGGCACCAACAGACGGACCAAGTCCAGATCCTCTCCCAGGTCCAAGTCATCTACAGCCAACGTCTCAGCAGCCAGCGGAGAATAGGCAGAATCTCTCGGACATGGTGCACGAGATCGTCATGCAGATGAGGACAGCCGCTGAGGGAGCTGACAATGAGCAGAATATCCCGGCCATTTTGGAAGAGATCATCGAACAGAACAGGCCAGCTGTGGTGGAAGAGATGCACAGGCAGAATGTCCAGGCCCTGCAGCTAAGGATCAGATTTTTCCAATCTACCATCATTGCTGGGGATGAAGCGACACAGTCATGTGCCATCTGTCTGATGCAGTACCAAGATGGGGAGCGAGTGTCTACCCTGCCCTGCAGCCACAAGTACCATCCAAGCTGCATCTCACAGTGGTTTGCAACACATTCCAGCTGTCCCCTGTGCCGCAGAGAGTGCATCCCAGCGCAGATTGAGTGTTGGATCTCCTGA